The sequence below is a genomic window from Nicotiana tomentosiformis chromosome 6, ASM39032v3, whole genome shotgun sequence.
TATCCTTAAGTATATAAAGTCACCTTAGAGATTCATTCTCTCATTCTCTTAATTCTCAACCATCACTCTTCATTTTCAGACCTTACTTCTTAGGATAACTATTAGATTTTTCTGAAATTCTCATCTTCATTCTTCACAGATTATTAGTTTTAAACTTTAAATTGTATCTTTTGTACATTTACAATTTTTTCTGTGAACTATGTACTGAGATAGTTAGTAAGATTAAATTATTGAATGTCTTATTAATTACTCCTACTAACTTATTTCGTTTATTGACTATCAGAATGAAGGTGATTAGTAAGATTAGATGTGCATTTTTCACTAATTGGTAGTTGGTTAAGGATCACCAACTATTCTGTTTTAAATTTTTCATCTTTATGCAGCGTTATATATTACGTTTTTTTCCTTTTAGATTGAGTTACTTTATCGGGTAAATCGATAATTATATTGAAACAATAATGATTAATAACTGACTAACTTACTATCCGATATGTCGGACCTATAATATTCACAAGCGAACAGAACCGACCGATACCTACCGTTGAAGGGAGATTGTAGATGTATTATTAGGAAGATACACAGCAGGACTTCATGAGACCAAGAGATTCAAGTCGTGCAAGTTGCATTTAATACTGCTTCTATTCATCTATTAAGAGCTAAAAAGAGTCACGGATTTTTCAACTTTTTATTGCTACTATACATTGTCGGAAGATTTATTTACCTGAGTGCACGGATTTACATTCCTTAgaattttggaaattttataTACTATAGCAAAGTTATACaccatatttattataaaccaaaattattttaaaatattattttctataggtaccttttatattttataacaaaataagtattttatggtatatactaccattgaggcattaaatacgctatttatgtttttcctctctcttagacagttggacatacctatttttaagggattgtcgttattgtattcatgaatacatggcgcgaatacatgtgaatacatgcgcgtacagctggactgccccgattttaggcgctttttactgttgtattcatgaatacatggcgcaaatacatatgaatacatgcgcgtacacctggactgccctgattttaggctctttttgttgttgtactcatgaatacagcaacgcaaatacatgtgaatacactaccgtaacaactgaatagtagttataggaagtaattatgtatatggtagttataggaagttaatagctaCTAAACAATAGTGATTTATGAAAATTCCTCTAGAATTTTCTTGTTAAACTTTTAGCTTTTAGCCAATTTATCTTTTGGCGTAAACTAGGGGTGTACATaagtcgggttggttcgaattttttaattaccaaatcaaatcaattgTGTCgtgttattaaatctaaagaccaatccaaaccaataaaagtcagATTTTTTAATCTCGGGTTTTTCAGTTATTTCGGGGGTTTTTTTCTTTATAAAGTCTTCATATCACAAAACatagaatttgtgctccaaatattcttTGATCCTAGTAAGAGATAATTATATAAggtgtttttcaagaaaataacataaaatatgagatgagttaTGTCATtaattgtactaaaatattcaacaataaagataataaaatcgcataaaataaatataattaataagccataataaaaataaacataatctaaAATTATTAAGTTGttaaaataagtacgactaacaagtaatatttttacatgactaaccactatAAAAAATTgtgcattttatctaaaccatgaaaaaattaaaaaaatagataCCCAACACTAATGTCATTCCTACAACAATttaattgaatgtcttttattagcattaataTTAATATGATTTTGGTttgggatttatttgagttactaatatttatggactataaaatttATTGTAGCATTCAAAAATTATAAGTCTATACATGTAATGTCAGGTTGgcttggtttcggtttgactttttttagttaaaatcaaaccaaaccaattatggttgGGGTTTTTTtcccaacaccaaaccaaatcaaaccaaattatAATTGGATTTTGTTTATCCGATTTGGCTCGATTTATCGATGTAAACATCAGGTGTTAGACTAGTATTTAACTATTTTGTGCCAGCTTTGTTTGGCCTAACATGATTTGCCGTCTTTCCGACATGTTAGGAGTACTCACTTTCTTTTTAGGTATCTATCAATTTTCGCACTAAACTTCCTAGTATCTTTTTTGCTTATTAGTTACCTCTATGAATGTATACAAGTAGCTCCACACAAAATGAAAAATTAACTTGAGATCATAGGTGAAAGCAACTGCACAAATGCATACAAATTTAGGTTTGAAGCATTTTAAATATCAACCCAAAAGAATTTTGAAACAGTTCAAGTAACCATGTTATATATTCCTCTCTTCCTTTTTGAGTGTACAATTCAAAATGTGTAAGAACTAGAAAAAATATGTAAATAAAGGCGAATGGGCGAGAGGTACACCCAACCCACCTATGACCTACCCACTCGTTAATCTCGGTGTTAAGCTAACTTGCATACATAGAGTTttcttttcctattattttgagtATAATCTATGTGTTACTTTTGTTTTTATAATCGTGCTGTCTGAACCAACTTACGCGTACCTCAATTATTTCTATGGGATACCTACTACTCCATGTGTTATTTAATTGAGATTATTTATCCTTTAATTAAACCAAATATGTACCTTAAGCTACTTCTACTAGTCATTAATTCCTTTTTCCCACTTATCTtttatttcgtgtgttataaaGCAGTAGTTATTTTTTCTAAATCAAACAGGCCTCAATGGAGTCAGAGTAAATGTGACCATTCAgcgggaaaatgaaattttgagaatGGTTGAGATATTTCATCACTTGtttttcataccaaacacacccttaatccACCTTATTTTTGTTTTTCATGTCCTGATACATTATATTGAGTTTATCTGTGCTTGCTGCAGAGAAACTGAGAAGGTATTGGAATTCACCAGAATCTTATTGAATAAATGTACAAGCATAAGTAGCCTGTATATGTTTATAAGCTGGGATGACTTACATTATATTTCGATGGCAGAGTTACAATTGAAACTAATAGAGGAATTTCCAATTGTTTCTATACTTTTCAATTTATTCAACTACATTTTCCTGTAACAACAAAAATAAGCAATTTCAGGCATATTACATGCCAGTTCTCCCGAAAAATCATTTGGAGAGCTTCTGTGCTTCAGGAATATATTTTACAAAGTCTTCCTGAGCTTGAATGATCAAGTCATCATCGTCCCACTGGTCACGATATGTCTCGGGCTGAGTCTTTTTATTCTTTCTTGAAATAAAATACATTTGCTTTCTCCATTCTTCAGAGGGTGGAGATCCACACTCAGCAGCCAACCAATCATCATAGTCAAACTGTAAAGATGGGGATTGTCAACGAGGCAAGACATACATGTCACTCTTTTGGTTAACCTATAAGATAGGAATAATAAGCACTAGAGCTACTTTCTTGTATAGAACGGTTGCATAACCATTTGGTGTTACCATGCCAGAACTAGTTTAGCCACATATACAGATGTACATATGCCAATCACGCGCAGAGATTCATATCCGAGGATGTAAATGTGCTAAAAGAACCACGACAAGCCAACTTGAGTGCACATGAGAAGTCTGCATGGATTTTCGTATGACCAACAACTTGCGTTTGCTCATAATGACAGAAGCTTACTACTCTCTAGTTCTTCAGTTTcatttctcttctctttttcttttccaaaTTAACTAAGGTGGTGTAGCCTAGAACTTCTGTATGTTAAGAATAGGCATATGAAgtaaaaaaggaaaggaaaagaagACGACACAGAGAACAGAAATAGAAACCTTCAACCATTCGACAAGTTTTGGCAGATGTTATACCTGACAATCATCCATATTATGAGTGTACCGTTTTGGAATGCAAGAGGTTTCCATGGATGAGTATAAAGCCTCAATATCAGCATTCATATCTTCCTTTGATGGGAGAGAAATGCGACCAGATAAAACACCAGCGATCCACTTGCTTTGCAATTCACACAAGGGGAATGGTATAACCTGGGGTCAACAACAGACAAATACTTTGTTCATGTCCGCCGTTTAAAATGTAAATTGATAAACCCAAGCACAGAATCTCTTAATTTTACCTTCCAAGGCAGCCCAACAAATGAAAGACTTGGAGCAAAGGCTGGTGGAAAAATGTGTTTGTAAAGTGGCCCAACCCGGTTGTCGTCCACAGTTACTAGTCCATTAGTTTCAAGGAAAGGAAAATGATACTTGTACCTAGGAAACATATAAGCAACATTCTTGAATACTTCATCCTCCCATCAATTTGACTATCTTGTAAGATTAATAGCAATTATTCTCGATTATGAAAGCAAAGTTAGAGATCTCTCACGGTGAATTAGGAGGTCTGTACTACCAAACTCACATAAATAATATTCATTTagttgaaaaataacttttcttTACAAAATCAGAGAAGTTTTCTGTCCTTTAGCCAAACTCACAATATCTCACCAAATCTGGGCTTTTACCTTTCTATAgactatattttcaataatatACACTGtccaaaataaggaaaaaggggaaccccccccccaccccccacccccccccaaaaaaaaaaacaagaactaTCACCTTCCTTTTGTTTTCTTTAACCTGGGGGTGAAAAGGAAAGTTTCAACATGACTAATCACTCACCCTGTGCAGTGTAGGATGATGTCGGCAAGGACTTTGGACCCGTCTCGAAAATTCACGCCACCATCGATACCAACAGATTCAATCTGCATCATTTAGACAACTGAAGATTCAGCATCTCGTGTTGATAAAaaccacataaatatacaagttaTAAACAATTTTACCATAGAATGTTGCCAAACATTATCATAGCTAGGCAGCTTCAGCGGAACTCCACTTGTAGCTGATCTAGAAGAAATGTGGACCTCTTTAGCAACTTCAGCGATTTCTCTGGAGATATCAGTAGCACTTGCAGCACTCCCTATCAGCACAACAACCTGTCAAACCATTTATCATATATGATATGCTCTGAATATGATACCAAAATGTAGAAATGTCATATGATTGCGCAATAAGATGATATTATTTCTTTGCAATATATTAGTCAAAGCATGGAAGCTGATACAACCAGGGAGCATTTTTCCCACGACTGGGCTCGAATGAGCATACAAGTACGTTCACTTTCCGTATAGTCTACCATATATCTAAACAGCTTCATGAAAATAAGGACCACTATAGCTTCTAAGTATTAATATTAATTATAAACAAACAAGTTGATTAAAATTAAAAAGTTATCTGTGTTTGTAGTGTCATCCTTCATATGTCCAGTACTTCATGCAAAAGTAACACTTGAATCATAGACTTGTCCAAAGATGTTCGGGTTCAACAGTCTATTATGTGTAGCCAGAAATTTCATGTAATAGAAAATCATAGTTCACACTTTTAGTCAAGAAAATTAAAAGATAACTTCCAATGAGTAGAGCAAATTCATAATCGAAATAACTGCAAGCATTTCAGTTACGTGACCGCAGTTCTAATTCGGAAACATTTTAAAGAAACAATGAACCTGACACATACTTGGTCTCGAAAAGGATCAGGAACACGGTAATTGTGGCTGTGAATTTGCTTTCCGGGCCAGACTTCGATTCCTGAAAGGCTAAAGGCCTCCAGTTAGAAACTTCAAAAACTGCAGATTGACATAGCTTGTCAAATCATAATGACAACTCATAAATAGTCTCAAAGCTACTCATAAGGTCATCCTGAATAAGgagaaaaatggaaaagaagTGCCAACTCAAAAATTTTCAACTGCTTGCAACATATGAACCATAATAATTAACAGAAAAAAATACTTATCATATGCCTCATAACTAAACAAAAATTATGTTTGAATAAAAAAAATGGCTGGAAGCTTAAAAAGGCTAATCTTTTATTCGTACAATATTCACTATTTGTTGTGACACTACCTCAACAACAgaaagagaaaaggagaaaacATTTCAATTCAGATGGGAAGCCAAAATTTCCTAAGAAAAACCATGACAAACAGCATGCACATAATGTTGATGCTCAAAATGATCAACTTTGATCGGCCACCACAAATAAAACAGAAGGATGGAACTGTTGGCTTAATGTACAAATAAACCTGGCTAATGGATATTACAATTGGATTACCAAATACTTGAAATATTCATACCAAACTTTATTTACAAAGACTTCATCAGCATTTGTCTTATTCCCTTAAAGAATCTACAACTACCACAAATTGAAACGTCACTAAAGGAGATACTCCAATATTCTATTCAAATGTGAAGAGTTAAAGATCAAAATATAATTGGATTACCAAATACTTGAAAATTCATCAGGATTTGACTTATTATATCAAAGAATCTAAAATCGCCAGAAATTTAAAAGCAACAAAAAGAATATAGTACTCTGTTCGACTAGAAAGAACTAAAGATCAAATTTTTACCAGGAATATCAGCAGTTCTTGGTTCAGTATAATGTCCGTTGCATATAACTACAGCATCATATTCCTCATTAACAAACACAGCATCATTCTCTCTCTTTTTCGAACTAACCTTCCATTTTCCATTCTCCAATAATCCCACATGGCCCACTTCCATCCCAAATCTCACAAGTCCAATAAGCCCAAAATCAACCGCAAAATCCTCCAAATAATCCAACACTTCTTTATGACCCGGATACCTCCTCGGGTCTCTATTAGGCTTTTTCTTTGCCACAAACGGATAATCCCGATAACCCATTACTTCCCGAGGAAGGTTAACACGAAGAGATGAATACAGGCTTGAGTGAACGATTTCCCGTTTTGGGTCGATCCCAATCGGGTCGGATTCTGTGGCGGGCGTGTAAACCCATGTGCCACCAAATTGATTTTCTCGTTCGAATACAACGACACTGTGACCTTCTCGTTGGAGTTCGCGGGCCGTAACGAGTCCCGCGGAACCTGCACCGATAACGGCGACGTTTTTGTTTTTGGGGGAATTTTGAGGCATATGAAAATGGGATGGAGTTGGGGATAGAAGTGTCATGTGTGTTAGTTTGCGAGAATAAAGTTGGTTTGAAGAGATGACACTTCGAAGAATCATGACTTTGTAATATTTTATGTTGTTTTACGCTTTTAGCTGAGTCTCGTGTTTTGTATCTTTTGTGTTTGTTTGATTTGTTATGCTACAGGTATTGCATGTGTGTTTGTGGCAAGAGTGGACCCGTGAATCTTTGGTTTGATTCCTCACCAGTCACCACATTCAATGTTTCTTGTTTCGTACCGTAGTTTAGAATGAAGTTTATAATGTGACAGGTATTATCCCGTTCTTTCCGTTTATGTGATCCTACTTGagcttatattttttattttattttcaatgatAAGTTTTAATAatcatataaatgtcatataaaCATAATagaagaattaactcaaatagccGCCCACTTAATCTATTAAATTAAAATTAACTGACAaatgtattatatatgtataattcatgtataattcatgtataatatatgtataattaatgtatattctATGTATACCGACTAGAAAAATTAAACATTGAAtctgaccggctatttgtgtaacaatacATGACATATTTAAAAGAACAATTTACGCGCCACAACAAATATTTACACTGTATTTATCATTCGTAGCtatacttttcaaaaaattacCTTTCGTAGCTATATTTGACTTCATTGCAAATCCACCTATCGTATTGAAACAAAAGATCAATTGTTTTAAACTGaaacaagagagcaacaagctctGTAGCTCAGTTGGTAGAGCACTTGCTTAGTAAGTAGAGGTCTTGAGTTTGACTCCCTACAAGAGcattttatttactgtatttctGTATTTTGCCTTAGTTATATTCGTTGTGCGAACGAATACAATCAATACAACCTGGTTGTATTCGCTACACGAACGAATACAGTCGATGCATGTTGTATCATTTATATACACCCTTAAATTTTGACTTGGTTGTATTCATTACATGAAAGAATACAGTTGATACATGTTGTATTCGTTGTGCGAACGAATACAATTGCGCGAATGAATACAGTTGATACATGTTGTATTCGTTGTGCGAACGAATACAATTGCGCGAATGAATACAGTTGATACATATTGTATTTGTTGCGCGAACGAATACAATTGACACAGGCTGTATGCGTTGTGCGTCTGAATACAAGTGATACAAGCTGGTAACAATTGAATAATAGCTAAGAATAGTAATTAGGCAAATAATAGTTATGTATGATAATTAGGCTCTAAAGTGTAGTGCTTTATGAAAGTTCCCCTATTTAAAATCATGAATTTCAAAAGTATTATAATAAGGGTGCAGCTACTTATTATATTTGGGTTTAGACAAATCCATTAGTTTTTGCTTCGACTTAAGTATTTGTACCAGGCAATCCatcaaatatgtataaatatttaattataaataCAATAACTAAAATGAGCTATGAAGTTGGTAGCAAATTTAGAATCTATAATGTATAAATTTTGACTTCGCTTCTGTGTTATAAAGTACTATAACATATTTTAGATTGctatttcaaaaaatttaatacttactattctaccactagaccactgGATCATATAAAATACTCCTATAAAGGAAGGAGTATTATATTACTTGATGGTCATTTTCTTCCTTTCGTCATGGAACCTATATTCCTTGATAAATTAAATCATGTtaattaagagcccgtttggacatataaaaaaaaattcctttttctaaaatattttcacttttttttctaATCAGTGTTTGATCATAAAAATtacaattttcacttgaagatggattttggaaattttcgaaaatttaaaaaactccttaaagttatttttcaaaattttcactcaaatcactcacaaaacttcaaaaacaacccaaaattatattcatgtccaaacacaactctaaatttcaaatatcattttcactaaAAACATTTCCCCCCTATTTTGAaaatttacaattcttatgtccaaacgcccactaagtttCAAGCAACACCAGTGGTCTAGTGATAGAATAGTACCCTGCCACGGTACAGACCCGGGTTCAATTCCCGGCTGGTGCAATCAATTTATTTGATAAATTGTTGTACAATTTTTCGGCAACCTGTTTAAGGAAAAACTAAAAACTTCACGTTAGGTGGCTCACAATAACATCATTCTCTTGGGGCTGGGCCAATTCCCAATGTAGGGTTTGTATTAGATAGCCACTGTTGCATGTGCTATTCACGTAATATTcaatttttccaaaatatttaattgGTAGTTAATGTTGGCATTTGCTCCTCCTTAAAAGTTAGGCTTATCGATTTTTTAACTTCAGTCATGTTGGTTTGAAACTAATTCCCATACGGCTAAACATTGTAATTTTCTACTATGTTTTGAATAGCGATCCCCCAAGCGACTATATGAGCATTTGCCCCTTTCTCATTTCCGCAGCAAAAGCCCCTCAAGCTATTACAAATTATCCTTCTTTTTTGTACTTCTCCTGTAACATTGTTATTTTTACTCTAGAAATTATTCTCGCTAATCCTTAGGAATTATACATTTGGGAGTTAATCCTTTAGGATTATAGATATTTATGGAGTAAATTTATTTAAAAGATGATAGACTATATGTATAtccctgttatgttttgatgatctaacaaacttactgtcaagaaccagataaggaacttGTTACACATTATCAAGACCTTAAGATCAAAAGGTTCCAGCTTGGGATatggttcaactcttcagagtcaaaggaacaaCAGTAAActcgtttgggttcctaagtctaactccTGATTTTCTTGTACATAAAACAATGAAAGGAAGCACCCtacaatggtacatggatagtggttgctcaaAGCATATGACTGGAAGTACAAATGACTTCCTTTCACTTAAggccctgcaaggagggagtgtattctttgaaaatggaaagaaatgatacattctgggagttggaaggattgggAAGTCTCTCTCACACTCAATTGAAAATGTGTACTACGTGAACGAGTTGAAGTATAGCTTGCTAAGTGTTTCCCAGATTTGTGATAAGAGAAACAaggtggaatttgtgtcaaaaataTGTACAGTCACAAACCTAGTGACTGGTGAGGTGGTGCTAGTGGCAAgaagatacaaaaatatctaaGTTGATGATTTTGAGTCTCTGCAAAATGGTGATCTCAGCTGTCTAagtattgttgatgatgatgctgaattaTGGCATAGGAGGCTGGGTGATGCAAGCTTTACGTTGCTGAACAAATTGGtcaggaaggacctggttcgtggtctgcccaagtcaagcttcaaggatcacaaagtgtgtgatgcatgtgtaaaaggcAAGCAAGTTAGATCCTCATTCAAGCCCAAAAAGGAAGTCAGTACCTCAAGGTCACTTGATCTTCTTCacatggatctatgtggacctatgagggtgccaAGCAGATGAGGAATGAAGTACATCTTTGTGATAGTTGATGACTACTCCAGATTCACTTGGACCTTGTTTCTCAGAACCAGGGATGAAACTTTTGAAGTGTTCGTTGCTTTTGTCAAAAAGATCCAAGTGAAGATGGGTAATAAGGTAGCCTGTATCAGGTCTGATCATGGGACAGAGTTTGACAATGCCAAATTTGATGAGTTCTGTACTGAAAATGGTATCACTCACAATTTctcagctccaagaacacctcaacaaaatgatGTTGTGGAAAGGAACAATAGAATCTTTGAAGACATAGCAAGGACAATGTTGATGGACAGTGGGATTGTAAAGAATTTCTGGGCAGATGCTGTCAACACTGCTTGGTGAACAGGTGCATAATCAACTCCCTTCTGAacaagactccatatgaactgtTGAATGGAAGGAAGCCCAAGCTGACACATCTAAGGACTTTTGGGTGTAAATGCTTTATTCTCAACAATGAAAAGGAAGCCCTTGGAAAATTCGATGCCAAAAGTGTTGAAAGAATCTTTCTGGGATACTCATCTCAAAGCAAAGCTTACAAAGTAtacaacaaaaggactcaatgtgttgagaaaagtatacatgtgatctttgatgaatctcaccTCTCCTGTGAGAAAGACAGACAAGCTAATCAATATGGAGAACCTTTATCTATTCCAGGGGAAGTTACTAACATGGCAAATGGAAAAGCAGACATGATGAGTCATGTAAAGGAATCCAGTGAAGATGATGCGAGTACACCTCCATTTATTTAAGAGGAACCTGGTCCCTTGATCACACCAACTGAAACTGAAAATAGAGTTGCTGATGCAGTCCAAGGTACTCCACTTGCTGAAGTAAGAAGCGCCCAAGAACCTCAGTCAGACATACCTGGGTCCTCTACCAATGAGATTCAGGCACCAAATTGGAAGCACAAAATCTCACATCCTCTTGACAACATAATCACCCCTATTGAATCTAGGATTCAAACTAGATCAAAAGCAAGAAACTCACTTGCCTTTTCAGCCTTTCTTTCCCAAATAGagcccaaaaatatcaaagaagcgTTGAAAGATGCAGACTAGATCACAGTCATGCAAGAGGAGCtgcatcaatttgaaagaaacaaGGTATGGCACCTGGTTCCTCGACCTACAGATCAAACTATCATAGGGACCAGGTGGGTATTCaggaacaaacttgatgagtttggaaatacaacaagaaacaaggcaatgattgattatgatgaaacattttctccagttgctcgaatggaagcTATTAGAATTCTTATTGCCTTTGGATCTCATATGGATTTCACATTGtttcaaatggatgtcaaaagtgcatttctaaatGGCTACCTGAAAGAAGAAGTTTATGTCAAGAAGCC
It includes:
- the LOC104106508 gene encoding flavin-containing monooxygenase FMO GS-OX-like 4, producing MILRSVISSNQLYSRKLTHMTLLSPTPSHFHMPQNSPKNKNVAVIGAGSAGLVTARELQREGHSVVVFERENQFGGTWVYTPATESDPIGIDPKREIVHSSLYSSLRVNLPREVMGYRDYPFVAKKKPNRDPRRYPGHKEVLDYLEDFAVDFGLIGLVRFGMEVGHVGLLENGKWKVSSKKRENDAVFVNEEYDAVVICNGHYTEPRTADIPGIEVWPGKQIHSHNYRVPDPFRDQVVVLIGSAASATDISREIAEVAKEVHISSRSATSGVPLKLPSYDNVWQHSMIESVGIDGGVNFRDGSKVLADIILHCTGYKYHFPFLETNGLVTVDDNRVGPLYKHIFPPAFAPSLSFVGLPWKVIPFPLCELQSKWIAGVLSGRISLPSKEDMNADIEALYSSMETSCIPKRYTHNMDDCQFDYDDWLAAECGSPPSEEWRKQMYFISRKNKKTQPETYRDQWDDDDLIIQAQEDFVKYIPEAQKLSK